From Curtobacterium sp. SGAir0471, the proteins below share one genomic window:
- a CDS encoding YajQ family cyclic di-GMP-binding protein, translating into MADSSFDVVSKVDKMEAENALNQAAKEIEQRYDFKGADASIAFSGEDVLIKANSEERAKAVLDVLQSKAIKRNISLKSLDAGDPYPSGKEYRIEVKFKNGIEQDVAKKIGAFLRANAPKSVKSQIQGDELRVSSKSRDDLQNTIQLLKGEEFDVPLQFINFR; encoded by the coding sequence ATGGCAGACAGTTCCTTCGACGTGGTCAGCAAGGTCGACAAGATGGAGGCGGAGAACGCCCTCAACCAGGCCGCCAAGGAGATCGAGCAGCGGTACGACTTCAAGGGCGCCGACGCGTCGATCGCGTTCAGCGGCGAGGACGTCCTCATCAAGGCGAACTCCGAGGAGCGCGCGAAGGCCGTCCTCGACGTGCTGCAGAGCAAGGCCATCAAGCGGAACATCTCGCTGAAGAGCCTCGACGCCGGCGACCCCTACCCCTCGGGCAAGGAGTACCGCATCGAGGTGAAGTTCAAGAACGGCATCGAGCAGGACGTGGCGAAGAAGATCGGCGCGTTCCTCCGCGCGAACGCCCCGAAGAGCGTGAAGAGCCAGATCCAGGGTGACGAGCTCCGCGTCTCCTCGAAGAGCCGCGACGACCTGCAGAACACGATCCAGCTCCTCAAGGGTGAAGAGTTCGACGTGCCGCTGCAGTTCATCAACTTCCGCTAG
- the cls gene encoding cardiolipin synthase, with amino-acid sequence MEHWLGVAVTVLLVLLDLAIRVFSIIYVPYNRKPQTATAWLLAIFLIPYIGFIVFLIIGSTKLPKARREKQTEINAYILEQTEGIERVRRDHPWPPWLESVTKLNRELGAMPLVGGNSAELYPDSYESVQEMTRAIDQSRRFVHVEFYIATLDDTTRPYFEALARAQARGVTVRFLLDHWASRGYPGYKDTLAFLDRANIEWHLMLPLQPLQGKFQRPDLRNHRKIMVIDGSVAFTGSQNLIDPSYDLKSHIEKGMVYKDLFARFEGPVVAGLNALFVTDWYSETDELLLRESDPVQRADRGDALDCQVVPSGPGFDGENNLRLFNALLYSAQEKVSITSPYFVPDDSMLYAITTTAQRGVAVELFVGEMGDHAMTWHAQRSYYEELLRAGVRIWLYRAPTILHAKHFTIDDEVSVIGSSNMDMRSFSLNLEVSVMVRGRRFVDALRGVQDAYKDASFELTLDAWLERPRRSQVLDNVARLTAALQ; translated from the coding sequence GTGGAGCACTGGCTCGGCGTCGCGGTCACCGTCCTCCTGGTCCTGCTGGACCTGGCGATCCGCGTCTTCTCGATCATCTACGTCCCCTACAACCGGAAGCCGCAGACCGCGACGGCCTGGCTGCTCGCCATCTTCCTGATCCCGTACATCGGGTTCATCGTCTTCCTCATCATCGGGTCGACGAAGCTGCCGAAGGCGCGTCGCGAGAAGCAGACCGAGATCAACGCGTACATCCTCGAGCAGACCGAAGGCATCGAGCGCGTGCGCCGCGACCACCCCTGGCCGCCGTGGCTCGAGAGCGTGACGAAGCTGAACCGCGAGCTCGGCGCGATGCCGCTCGTCGGCGGCAACTCCGCCGAGCTCTACCCGGACTCCTACGAGTCGGTGCAGGAGATGACCCGCGCGATCGACCAGTCACGGCGGTTCGTGCACGTCGAGTTCTACATCGCGACGCTCGACGACACGACCCGGCCGTACTTCGAGGCCCTCGCCCGGGCGCAGGCCCGCGGCGTCACGGTGCGGTTCCTGCTCGACCACTGGGCGAGCCGCGGGTACCCGGGCTACAAGGACACGCTCGCGTTCCTCGACCGCGCGAACATCGAGTGGCACCTCATGCTCCCGCTGCAGCCGCTGCAGGGGAAGTTCCAGCGCCCCGACCTGCGCAACCACCGGAAGATCATGGTGATCGACGGCTCGGTCGCGTTCACCGGGTCGCAGAACCTGATCGACCCGTCCTACGACCTGAAGTCGCACATCGAGAAGGGCATGGTCTACAAGGACCTGTTCGCCCGGTTCGAGGGGCCGGTCGTCGCGGGACTCAACGCCCTGTTCGTGACGGACTGGTACAGCGAGACCGACGAGCTCCTGCTCCGCGAGAGCGACCCGGTGCAGCGGGCCGACCGCGGCGACGCGCTCGACTGCCAGGTCGTGCCGTCCGGGCCCGGCTTCGACGGCGAGAACAACCTGCGCCTGTTCAACGCGCTGCTGTACTCCGCGCAGGAGAAGGTGTCGATCACCTCGCCCTACTTCGTCCCGGACGACTCGATGCTCTACGCCATCACGACAACCGCGCAGCGCGGGGTCGCGGTCGAGCTCTTCGTCGGCGAGATGGGCGACCACGCGATGACGTGGCACGCGCAGCGGTCCTACTACGAGGAGCTCCTGCGCGCCGGCGTCCGGATCTGGCTCTACCGTGCGCCGACGATCCTGCACGCGAAGCACTTCACCATCGACGACGAAGTGTCGGTCATCGGGTCGAGCAACATGGACATGCGGTCCTTCAGCCTGAACCTCGAGGTCTCCGTGATGGTGCGCGGCCGCCGCTTCGTCGACGCGCTGCGCGGGGTGCAGGACGCGTACAAGGACGCGTCGTTCGAGCTCACGCTGGACGCGTGGCTCGAGCGCCCGCGCCGCTCGCAGGTCCTCGACAACGTCGCGCGGCTCACCGCCGCCCTGCAGTAG
- a CDS encoding heparan-alpha-glucosaminide N-acetyltransferase domain-containing protein: protein MTAARPAPPAAMRGALVAPGRLQGVDVARALALLGMMAAHIGGIADEVDWSDPATWTAVAHGRPSTLFAVLAGVSIGLTSGRTDPPGPPAIGRIRVRLAIRAVAVVAVGLLLMALGTPVYVILPTYGALFLLVLPTLRWRPVGLLVAAAVCALLSPVVALAVVPLYAGAGMWEVQLGLVYPVVTFLAYVLVGLAVARVGLEARRTQVALLASGALVAVVAYVVGNVLAPVPPGAVYEAFPGVPWAPDGSGGASALAQLLLSPRDHSSSVVDVVATAGVAVAVIALCTLVFDGRGRTAARTAFPLAAVGSMPLTVYAGHLVVIALLPEYPQSGAVWAWFAIGSVLVAMLWRAFLGSGPLERLVARLTRLVPDAR, encoded by the coding sequence ATGACCGCCGCACGCCCCGCACCGCCCGCCGCGATGCGAGGCGCGCTCGTCGCGCCCGGCCGACTGCAGGGCGTCGACGTCGCGCGGGCACTCGCGCTCCTCGGCATGATGGCCGCACACATCGGCGGCATCGCGGACGAGGTCGACTGGTCCGATCCCGCCACCTGGACCGCCGTGGCGCACGGGCGGCCGTCGACGCTGTTCGCCGTGCTCGCGGGTGTCTCGATCGGCCTGACGAGCGGCAGGACGGACCCGCCCGGCCCACCGGCGATCGGGCGGATCCGGGTACGCCTCGCGATCCGTGCCGTGGCGGTGGTCGCCGTCGGCCTCCTGCTGATGGCCCTCGGCACGCCGGTCTACGTGATCCTGCCGACGTACGGCGCGCTGTTCCTGCTCGTGCTCCCGACGCTCCGGTGGCGTCCGGTGGGGCTGCTCGTCGCCGCCGCGGTGTGCGCGCTGCTGTCGCCGGTCGTCGCACTCGCGGTCGTGCCGCTCTACGCGGGTGCCGGGATGTGGGAGGTGCAGCTCGGACTCGTCTACCCCGTGGTCACGTTCCTGGCGTACGTGCTGGTCGGTCTCGCGGTCGCCAGGGTCGGTCTGGAGGCACGGCGCACGCAGGTCGCGCTCCTCGCGTCCGGCGCCCTGGTCGCCGTCGTCGCGTACGTGGTCGGGAACGTCCTGGCGCCGGTCCCGCCCGGCGCCGTGTACGAGGCGTTCCCCGGGGTGCCGTGGGCGCCGGACGGCAGCGGGGGAGCGTCGGCGCTCGCACAGCTGCTGCTGTCCCCGCGCGACCACTCGTCGTCGGTCGTCGACGTCGTCGCGACCGCCGGGGTCGCGGTGGCGGTGATCGCCCTGTGCACCCTGGTGTTCGACGGGCGTGGACGGACCGCCGCGCGGACCGCGTTCCCGCTTGCGGCGGTCGGGTCGATGCCGCTGACGGTCTACGCGGGGCACCTGGTCGTGATCGCGCTGCTGCCGGAGTACCCGCAGTCCGGGGCGGTGTGGGCGTGGTTCGCGATCGGGTCGGTGCTCGTCGCGATGCTGTGGCGGGCGTTCCTCGGGAGCGGACCGCTCGAGCGTCTCGTCGCGCGCCTCACCCGTCTGGTGCCGGACGCACGCTGA
- a CDS encoding FAD-dependent oxidoreductase, translated as MPTLRIAIVGAGPAGIYAADILLREAHGTDVSIDLFEQLPAPYGLVRYGVAPDHPRIKGIVNALRDVLDRGVVRLFGNVRFGRDITMDDLKQHYNAVLFSTGAIKDAELDVPGIDLDGSYGAADFVSWFDGHPDVPRTWPLTASSVAVIGNGNVALDVSRILAKHADDLLPTEIPANVYEGLKGSPVTDVHVFGRRGPAQVKFTPLELRELGELRDVDMVVYDEDFDHDEASLIAIQTNKQVMVMNRVLEQWRTREVGQASRRLHLHFWAKPVEIVGEDGHVTALRYERTRPNGEGGVEGTGEIRELAVQAVYRAVGYFGSPLPGVPFDDTTGVIPNREGQVLDEDGSPVPGVYATGWIKRGPVGLIGHTKSDAMETVQHIVNDQASWWTPADPSPEAVPALLRERGVDYTDLDGWHALDEHEQALGAAEGRERIKVVPRDEMVDVSLRRVSSPTS; from the coding sequence GTGCCCACCCTCCGAATCGCCATCGTCGGCGCCGGTCCCGCCGGCATCTACGCCGCGGACATCCTGTTGCGCGAGGCGCACGGCACCGACGTGTCGATCGACCTCTTCGAGCAGCTCCCGGCCCCCTACGGTCTCGTCCGCTACGGCGTGGCGCCGGACCACCCGCGGATCAAGGGCATCGTGAACGCGCTGCGCGACGTACTCGACCGCGGTGTCGTCCGACTGTTCGGCAACGTGCGCTTCGGCCGGGACATCACGATGGACGACCTCAAGCAGCACTACAACGCGGTGCTGTTCTCGACCGGCGCGATCAAGGACGCCGAGCTCGACGTCCCCGGGATCGACCTCGACGGCTCGTACGGCGCGGCGGACTTCGTCAGCTGGTTCGACGGGCACCCGGACGTGCCGCGCACATGGCCGCTCACGGCGTCGAGCGTCGCGGTCATCGGCAACGGCAACGTCGCGCTGGATGTGTCGCGCATCCTCGCGAAGCACGCGGACGACCTGCTGCCGACCGAGATCCCGGCGAACGTGTACGAGGGGCTCAAGGGCTCCCCGGTCACCGACGTCCACGTGTTCGGTCGTCGGGGTCCGGCGCAGGTGAAGTTCACCCCGCTGGAGCTCCGCGAGCTCGGCGAGCTCCGCGACGTCGACATGGTCGTGTACGACGAGGACTTCGACCACGACGAGGCGTCGCTCATCGCTATCCAGACGAACAAGCAGGTCATGGTGATGAACCGCGTCCTGGAGCAGTGGCGCACGCGCGAGGTCGGGCAGGCCAGCCGACGGCTCCACCTGCACTTCTGGGCCAAGCCCGTCGAGATCGTCGGCGAGGACGGCCACGTCACGGCGCTGCGCTACGAGCGCACCCGGCCGAACGGTGAGGGCGGCGTCGAGGGCACGGGGGAGATCCGCGAACTCGCCGTGCAGGCCGTGTACCGCGCGGTCGGCTACTTCGGCTCCCCGCTGCCCGGCGTGCCCTTCGACGACACGACCGGCGTGATCCCGAACCGCGAGGGCCAGGTGCTCGACGAGGACGGCTCGCCCGTCCCCGGCGTCTACGCCACGGGATGGATCAAGCGCGGTCCGGTCGGCCTGATCGGGCACACGAAGTCCGACGCCATGGAGACCGTCCAGCACATCGTGAACGACCAGGCCTCGTGGTGGACGCCCGCCGACCCGTCACCCGAGGCGGTCCCGGCCCTGCTCCGCGAGCGCGGCGTGGACTACACCGACCTCGACGGGTGGCACGCGCTCGACGAGCACGAGCAGGCCCTGGGCGCCGCCGAGGGGCGCGAGCGCATCAAGGTCGTGCCGCGCGACGAGATGGTCGACGTCTCGCTCCGACGCGTCTCCTCGCCCACGAGCTGA